The Microbacterium sp. SORGH_AS_0862 genome has a segment encoding these proteins:
- a CDS encoding glycoside hydrolase family 3 protein encodes MSGRGSGVVSVDLAAAPFHLDEDAIAWVNRTREQMSIERKVGQLFCLLAVPPTPEHIDADFAIAEPGGYMRRPAPREQIVGLNRYLQSKATVPLLIAANIETGAEGLATDSTSFGSPLQVAATDDADNAYRMGYVAAREARALGCRWAFAPILDVQMNFRNPIVLTRGFGSDPERVSRMSRRFVRGIQDAGGAASIKHWPGDGVDDRDQHLVTSVNTLSVAEWERTFGAIYRDAIDEGALTLMSAHIALPEYSRALRPGIRDEDILPASLAPELNLDLLRGRLGFRGLIVTDASTMAGMQLPMPRRRLVPVSVAAGCDMFLFSTDYAEDYGYMLAGVHDGTVTIERLDEAVTRVLAVKAALGLHRATTLDDLVPDDYDAVDTDAHEQWARDSARAAITLVKSKEPGVLPLRPEKTPRILLYSLRSRDATLAPVERFIDGMEASGFTVRHFEPESADPTNTMVLGKDGGIIGQQLRDEFDVVIYLADVWPHSNVPTARLDWAYKTAANVPKYVTEVPTIFVSLGSPFHLQDVPRVRIFVNAYAHNDATVDAVVDALTGRSPFGGINPVDPFCGYWDARL; translated from the coding sequence GTGAGCGGCCGCGGCTCGGGCGTCGTGTCGGTCGATCTCGCGGCCGCTCCGTTCCATCTCGATGAGGACGCGATCGCATGGGTGAATCGCACGCGCGAGCAGATGTCGATAGAGCGGAAGGTCGGTCAGCTGTTCTGTCTTCTCGCGGTGCCGCCGACCCCCGAGCACATCGACGCGGACTTCGCCATCGCCGAGCCTGGCGGATACATGAGGCGCCCCGCTCCGCGAGAGCAGATCGTCGGCCTGAACAGGTACCTGCAGAGCAAGGCAACGGTCCCGCTGCTCATCGCGGCGAACATCGAGACCGGGGCCGAGGGGCTCGCGACGGACTCCACGTCGTTCGGCAGCCCGCTTCAGGTGGCCGCAACCGACGACGCGGACAATGCATATCGCATGGGATACGTCGCGGCACGAGAAGCACGCGCACTGGGGTGCCGGTGGGCCTTTGCGCCCATCCTCGACGTGCAGATGAACTTCCGAAACCCGATCGTGCTCACCAGAGGGTTCGGTTCGGATCCGGAACGTGTGTCCCGGATGAGTCGCCGGTTCGTGCGCGGTATCCAGGACGCGGGGGGAGCGGCCTCCATCAAGCACTGGCCGGGTGACGGCGTCGACGATCGCGATCAGCACCTTGTGACCTCGGTGAACACGCTCTCGGTCGCCGAGTGGGAGCGGACGTTCGGGGCGATCTACCGCGACGCGATCGACGAGGGCGCGTTGACCCTGATGTCGGCGCACATCGCCCTTCCCGAATACTCCCGCGCCCTTCGTCCCGGCATCCGAGACGAAGACATCCTCCCCGCGAGCCTGGCGCCCGAGTTGAATCTCGACCTGTTGCGCGGCCGGCTCGGATTCCGCGGGCTCATCGTCACCGACGCGAGCACGATGGCCGGGATGCAGCTGCCGATGCCGCGCCGTCGACTCGTGCCTGTTTCGGTCGCCGCGGGATGCGACATGTTCCTGTTCTCCACCGACTACGCCGAGGACTACGGGTACATGCTGGCGGGCGTGCATGACGGCACTGTCACGATCGAGCGTCTCGACGAAGCTGTCACGCGTGTTCTCGCGGTCAAGGCTGCGCTCGGCCTGCATCGGGCGACGACACTCGACGATCTCGTGCCCGACGACTATGACGCGGTGGACACGGATGCCCACGAACAGTGGGCGCGGGACTCGGCCCGGGCGGCGATCACGCTGGTGAAGTCCAAGGAGCCCGGCGTCCTCCCGCTTCGGCCGGAGAAGACACCTCGCATCCTGCTTTATTCACTGCGCAGCAGAGATGCCACGCTCGCTCCCGTCGAGCGCTTCATCGACGGCATGGAGGCGAGCGGGTTCACTGTCCGACATTTCGAGCCCGAATCTGCCGACCCGACGAACACCATGGTCCTCGGCAAGGACGGCGGCATCATCGGCCAGCAGCTGCGAGACGAGTTCGACGTCGTCATCTACCTCGCCGATGTGTGGCCGCATTCGAACGTTCCGACCGCCCGTCTCGACTGGGCTTACAAGACGGCGGCGAACGTTCCGAAGTACGTGACGGAGGTCCCCACGATCTTCGTCTCTCTCGGCAGTCCGTTCCATCTTCAGGACGTGCCCAGGGTGCGCATCTTCGTGAACGCCTACGCGCACAACGACGCGACGGTGGATGCGGTCGTCGACGCCCTCACCGGTCGAAGCCCGTTCGGTGGAATCAACCCGGTCGACCCGTTCTGCGGATACTGGGACGCGCGCCTGTGA
- a CDS encoding LacI family DNA-binding transcriptional regulator: MIDRKPVTSADVARAAGVSRTTVSLVLNGVDTISLADSTKARVRRAAEELGYVPHSGAQALRSGYSGVVLMPSAATALGRIVAAWTTDLEDALNALGLTFVIYGSRGLGPVDAARAWSRLRPVAVLTLGSTPLTPEASEVMRTNGTRALLSTGEHPIEGTHVLVTGQADAGAVAVEHLVDRGRRRIGIVTPRARGLEAMGRERFTRADAVATSRGASTLELPMSYDRESAIATADAALAAGLDGIYAYDDDFALLLLGAFARAGVAVPTDIAVVGTDDLVEGSLASPSLSTVRIAFPPAADVASIVEDIIQGNRESGGITFATPPSMIARESS; the protein is encoded by the coding sequence GTGATCGATCGTAAGCCGGTGACGAGTGCCGACGTAGCCAGGGCCGCAGGCGTATCGCGAACGACGGTGTCGCTCGTGCTGAACGGCGTGGACACGATCTCGCTCGCCGACTCCACGAAAGCCCGGGTTCGCCGTGCCGCGGAAGAGCTCGGCTACGTTCCGCATTCGGGCGCTCAAGCACTGCGCTCGGGATACTCGGGCGTCGTGCTGATGCCGTCCGCCGCAACGGCACTCGGTCGCATCGTCGCCGCGTGGACGACGGATCTTGAGGATGCCCTCAACGCCCTCGGTCTGACTTTCGTGATCTATGGAAGCAGGGGACTCGGTCCGGTGGACGCGGCGCGAGCCTGGTCGCGGTTGCGGCCTGTCGCGGTGCTGACCCTGGGGTCCACGCCGCTGACACCTGAGGCTTCAGAGGTGATGCGCACGAACGGCACGCGAGCGCTTCTCTCCACGGGAGAGCATCCGATCGAGGGCACGCACGTGCTCGTCACCGGTCAGGCTGATGCCGGCGCCGTCGCCGTCGAGCACCTCGTGGACCGTGGGCGTCGCCGCATCGGCATCGTGACGCCGCGCGCCCGCGGCTTGGAGGCGATGGGGCGGGAGAGGTTCACGAGAGCCGACGCTGTCGCGACGTCGCGAGGTGCCAGCACCCTTGAGCTGCCGATGTCGTACGACCGTGAGTCCGCGATCGCCACCGCGGATGCGGCTCTGGCTGCCGGGCTCGACGGCATCTATGCGTACGACGACGATTTTGCGCTGCTGCTGCTCGGTGCCTTCGCCCGAGCGGGGGTGGCCGTTCCTACCGACATCGCTGTCGTCGGTACGGATGACCTCGTCGAAGGCTCGCTCGCCAGTCCGTCCCTGTCCACGGTGCGGATCGCCTTCCCGCCGGCGGCAGATGTCGCGTCGATCGTCGAGGACATCATTCAGGGGAATCGGGAGAGCGGGGGGATCACGTTCGCGACTCCGCCCTCGATGATTGCGCGCGAAAGCAGCTGA
- a CDS encoding MFS transporter: protein MPDNPTTTTPASPTEAPPSATTHYRIGARLNTYLVSLLVTGTVLMMAPSGFAGVLLPGKIYGFFPEDAVARDAALAQVLAVAAIFTLVAQPLVGMISDNTRSRFGKRTPYILVGAIGGLAFTYGLQVANSVVTVTVFWVLVQICLNVIQAPLQTTVADRVPNERRGIASSLIGVTAIVGGTLGAIIAGRLSNAVGDASFTILGLIVLVVMLAFVLVSPDRSSKGEPRERVTVKDFLSTFWVNPRTAPDFAWAFAARFLMMLGYWAVQVFQFNLLLAYVQPSLEFTQVNIEMGTLGLITMAGALVASVLFGRLSDRIGRRKPFVIGASIVMAIALAIPMLSPTLEAFYVWAAINGFAFGAYMAIDMALIIDVLPNPARFGKDLGVMNIATVLPQAIGPVLAAGISATWGYPALFAWAIFWVLLAIVFVLPIKKAR, encoded by the coding sequence ATGCCCGACAACCCGACCACCACGACACCGGCTTCTCCCACGGAGGCCCCGCCCTCGGCGACGACGCACTACCGGATCGGTGCGCGTCTGAACACCTACCTCGTTTCGCTCCTGGTGACAGGCACGGTGCTGATGATGGCGCCGTCCGGCTTCGCCGGCGTGCTCCTTCCCGGAAAGATCTACGGCTTCTTCCCTGAGGATGCCGTGGCCCGAGACGCGGCCCTTGCGCAGGTGCTGGCCGTCGCTGCGATCTTCACGCTCGTCGCCCAGCCGCTCGTGGGCATGATCTCCGACAACACGCGCAGCCGCTTCGGCAAGCGCACGCCGTACATCCTCGTCGGAGCGATCGGGGGCCTCGCGTTCACCTACGGACTCCAGGTCGCCAATTCGGTCGTCACGGTCACCGTGTTCTGGGTCCTGGTGCAGATCTGCCTCAATGTGATCCAGGCTCCGCTGCAGACGACCGTTGCCGACCGCGTCCCTAACGAACGTCGGGGGATCGCCTCTTCGCTCATCGGTGTCACCGCGATCGTCGGCGGCACCTTGGGCGCGATCATCGCCGGTCGGTTGAGCAACGCGGTCGGGGATGCCAGCTTCACGATCCTGGGGCTCATCGTTCTGGTCGTCATGCTCGCGTTCGTCCTTGTCAGCCCGGACCGGTCCTCGAAAGGGGAGCCGCGCGAGCGAGTCACTGTCAAGGACTTCCTGTCGACCTTCTGGGTGAACCCCCGAACGGCGCCCGACTTCGCCTGGGCGTTCGCGGCTCGCTTCCTCATGATGCTCGGCTACTGGGCTGTGCAGGTCTTCCAGTTCAACCTGCTGCTGGCGTATGTCCAGCCCTCGCTCGAGTTCACGCAGGTGAACATCGAGATGGGAACGCTCGGCCTGATCACGATGGCGGGAGCGCTCGTCGCCTCGGTCCTCTTCGGGCGTCTGTCGGATCGCATCGGACGGCGCAAGCCCTTCGTCATCGGCGCGTCGATCGTCATGGCGATCGCGCTCGCCATTCCCATGCTCTCGCCGACTCTCGAGGCGTTCTACGTCTGGGCGGCGATCAACGGATTCGCATTCGGTGCGTACATGGCAATCGACATGGCGCTCATCATCGATGTTCTTCCCAACCCGGCGCGCTTCGGGAAGGACCTCGGCGTGATGAACATCGCGACCGTCCTTCCGCAGGCGATCGGCCCCGTCCTGGCCGCGGGGATCTCGGCGACCTGGGGATATCCGGCGCTCTTCGCCTGGGCGATCTTCTGGGTCCTGCTCGCGATCGTGTTCGTCCTCCCCATCAAAAAGGCCCGCTGA
- a CDS encoding carboxylesterase/lipase family protein, with translation MNPASQRSESDDVNVTISTGKLAGATGSDGVTMFYGIPFAEPPVGERQFAAPEPRSVWRDVRDARRPGPTPQRRPFSEFSTVPEPSIAGDDTLLVNVATTAPGDLEARMPVLVWIHGGGYFAGSPSSPWYRGDAFARDGIVVVSISYRLGVVGFGDVPGVPANRGVRDWIAALEWVQREIHVFGGDPTRVTIAGQSAGGGAVMTLLGMESQQHLFAQAIAQSPAIGLIEPDTARERGRRVRQIGGFDAERLRRGEVAEAAILDAQKAAMDAEADLASQIDAAFRDDLALGTAFGPVRDGELLAEQTVESLRRGVGGSKPLLIGTTHDEFVMTAWGAQDLLGSADAVDFLVAHGLAPRSARDYAAANELTAAHEALGRMTTDTTFRRPVREVAGIARPGGTWLYDFRWSSPAFGIAMHCIDLPFMWGVADEESARALVGDAPPADLMRTMHDAWVAFIRTGDPGWPRNRSAQPLGMVFDVESRVAPDPYAQARIPAPRREARLSAAPDSEGTEALA, from the coding sequence CTGAACCCCGCTTCTCAGCGATCAGAGAGTGACGACGTGAACGTGACGATTTCTACCGGAAAACTGGCCGGAGCGACCGGCTCCGACGGCGTGACAATGTTCTACGGGATCCCGTTCGCGGAACCTCCGGTCGGAGAGCGTCAGTTCGCTGCCCCCGAGCCCCGGTCGGTGTGGCGGGATGTCCGGGATGCGCGTCGGCCGGGGCCTACACCGCAACGACGTCCCTTCTCCGAGTTCAGCACGGTGCCCGAACCTTCCATCGCCGGTGACGACACGCTGCTCGTGAACGTGGCCACGACCGCTCCGGGTGATCTCGAGGCCCGAATGCCGGTGCTGGTGTGGATCCACGGGGGAGGCTACTTCGCCGGCAGCCCATCCTCACCGTGGTATCGAGGCGACGCGTTCGCGCGTGACGGCATCGTCGTCGTATCCATCTCCTACCGCCTGGGCGTTGTGGGATTCGGCGACGTACCCGGCGTGCCCGCCAATCGCGGAGTCCGGGACTGGATCGCCGCGCTGGAGTGGGTTCAGCGCGAGATTCACGTGTTCGGAGGGGATCCCACGCGAGTGACGATCGCGGGCCAGAGTGCGGGCGGCGGCGCAGTCATGACGCTGCTGGGGATGGAGTCGCAGCAGCATCTGTTCGCCCAGGCGATCGCACAGTCGCCCGCGATCGGGCTCATCGAGCCGGATACGGCGCGTGAGCGAGGGCGACGCGTGCGGCAGATCGGCGGATTCGATGCGGAGCGGCTGCGTCGGGGCGAGGTGGCGGAAGCCGCCATCCTGGACGCTCAGAAGGCGGCCATGGATGCCGAGGCGGATCTCGCATCGCAGATCGACGCGGCGTTTCGCGACGATCTCGCGCTGGGGACGGCGTTCGGCCCGGTCCGCGACGGTGAGCTTCTCGCGGAACAGACCGTCGAGTCTTTGCGTCGGGGCGTGGGAGGAAGTAAGCCGCTGCTGATCGGCACGACGCACGACGAGTTCGTCATGACGGCGTGGGGCGCGCAGGATCTGCTCGGATCGGCGGATGCGGTCGACTTCCTCGTGGCCCACGGACTCGCGCCGCGCTCGGCCCGCGACTACGCGGCCGCGAACGAGCTGACCGCCGCTCATGAGGCCCTCGGGCGGATGACCACCGACACCACGTTCCGCCGACCGGTGCGGGAGGTCGCCGGCATCGCGCGCCCGGGCGGCACGTGGCTCTACGACTTCCGATGGTCGAGCCCCGCCTTCGGCATCGCGATGCACTGCATCGACCTCCCCTTCATGTGGGGCGTCGCCGACGAGGAGTCTGCTCGGGCGCTCGTGGGCGACGCGCCACCCGCGGACCTCATGCGCACGATGCACGACGCGTGGGTGGCGTTCATTCGAACAGGTGACCCCGGGTGGCCGCGAAATCGCTCCGCGCAACCGCTCGGCATGGTCTTCGACGTCGAGAGTCGCGTCGCGCCCGACCCGTACGCGCAGGCTCGGATCCCCGCGCCCCGTCGGGAGGCGCGACTCTCGGCTGCGCCGGATTCCGAGGGCACGGAGGCCCTGGCGTGA